DNA from Methylobacterium currus:
ATCACCGTCCGGCCGCGCAGGTCGGCCGGCGCCCGCCCGCCCCGGTAGAGGCGCTCGCGCCGCTCCAGTTCGCGCTGCTCGCGGGCCGCGACGGCATCGATCGCATGGGGCGGGATCCGCAGGGCGTCGACCAGGTCGGCGTTGAGCGTGCGGATCCCGCCGCTCGCGATCGCCCCCATGGCGAGTTCCTCGTTGCCGGGCACGCCGAGCTTGCGCACCACGAACACGTCGAGGGGGGCCCGCAGCGCGCGGGCGACCTCGGCCGCGACCGGGACGCCGCCGCGCGGCAGCGCCAGGACGGTCACGTCCGGGTCGGAGGCGTAGGCCGACAGCCGGCCGGCGAGGGCGCGCCCGGCATCGGCGCGATCGTGAAAGGCGGGTTTGCGCATGCCTGCCTCCGCTCTGGCATCGAGCCGGGTCCCCTCCACGGGGGACCGGCCCGGGGACGCAGCCTAGGCGCGAGCGTCCGGCGGCAGGTTGCGCTGGATCAAGTCGGCACCGGCCCGCAGGCCTATCCTCGCGGACGCACGGTCGAGCGGGCACGCCCCCCGCGCCGTCCCGCCGCATCTTTCCGCCCGCGGCCGACCGAGTCCGGAGGATCCCGCATGCGCGCCCAGCCCCTCGCCCGTGAGATCATGTCGCGGCAGGTCGTCGGCATCCGCGCCGACGCGACCGTCGCCCAGGCCATCGACCTGATGCTGGACCGGCGGCTCAGCGCGCTGCCCGTGACGGACGGGGAGGGCGGATTGGTCGGCATCGTCAGCGAGGGCGACCTTCTGCGCCGGTCCGAGCTCGGCACCGAGCGGGAGCGGCCGCGCTGGCTGCAATACCTGCTCAGCCCCGGGCGGTTGTCCGCCGAATATGCCCGCGCCTACGGCAAGCGGGTCGACGAGGTCATGACCCGTGAGGTGGTGACGGTCGGCGAGGAGGCCTCCGCCGCCGAGATCGTCGCCCTGATGGAGCGCCACCGCATCAAGCGCCTGCCGGTGACGAGCGCGGGCCGGATGGTCGGCATCGTCGCCCGCGCCGACCTCATGCGGGCGCTGGCCGATGCGATGCGGGCGCCCGCTCCGCCGGCAACGCCCCGCAGCGACGCCGACATCCGCCGCGACATCCTGGCCGAGTTCGTGCGCGTGCCATGCATCCCCGCGGCGCAGATCGCCGTCGCGGTCCGCGACGGCGTCGTCGACCTGGCGGGGGCCCTCACCGACGAGCGGGAGCGCGGCGCCGTTCACGTCGCGGTGGAAGGCGTGCCGGGCGTGACCGGCCTGCACGACCACATGATCCTGATCGAGCCGCTCTCGGGCGAGATCATCTTCGTGCCGGACGAGGCTCCCCGGCCCGCGGACGGGCCCGCCCCCTGATCGCGCTGGGGCAAGAGGGCGTGGGCAAGAGGGCGTGCAGGCTGATCGCGTCCCTCTCCAGGCCCCGTCCCGCCGAAGCATCGCCCGCCCGGCCGCCGCACGGGACGGCGAGCCCGGTGCCGGCCGCCGGTCTCGCCCTGTCTCAGGCCGTCGTCCCGGCTTCGCCGCCTTCGGTCCCGAACGTGGACCGAGTGGGTGGGACGGCGGACGGGCAAGCGCGCATCGTCCGTCTCGCGCTGCCCACAGCCATGGCCATCGAGGCGTCGATCGCCGGGCTCGCCGGCCCGGGCGGCCGGGGCGTCGATGCAGGAAGGGAGGCAGGGACGACCGCGCGGGAGCCGACGGGCCCCGCCGATCGGCGGCGGCCACAAGGCCGTTACGGCGCCTCTCCGCCCTGGCCCGGGGCGAACTGGTCCATCGTCGCCACGCCTCTCCGCCGATCCCTGCGCCACGCGCTCGGCGTCGTTCCGGTCCAGCGCCGGAACGCGTGCGTGAAGGCGGCAGGCTCCGAGAAGTCGAGGGCGGCGGAGATCTCCGCCAGGCCGAGATCGGTATCGGCGAGCAATTGCCGCGCGACGGCGAGGCGGGTCTCGTTCGCCACCGACCGGTAACAGGTCCCCGCCGCCTTCAGGCGCCGGCTCAGCGTTCGCCGGTGGACCGCCATCGTCTCCGCGGCCCGCTGCGCGCTGAGTCGCCCCCGGATCAGGATCGTCCTGAGATGACGGCGCAGCTCGTCCGTGAGGTCGCCGGCCGCGGCCCGGCACAGGCGGCGCTCGGCGATCCTGCGCAGGGCCGGGTTCGCGCCGCCGACCGGATGCCCGAGGAGCGCCGCCGGGAAGACCAGCGCGGCGATCTCCTGCTCGAAGCGCACGGGGGCGCGGAAGACGTCCGCGTAGGGCTTCGTGTCCTGCGGCTGCCGGCGCGGCACCAGCACCTCGTCGGGCGCCCAATCCGGCTCGCCGAGGGCGCGCACGACGTTCGTCATCGCGGTGAGCGCCCGCTCGCAGTGAAGCGCGATGCCGTCGGCGTCCGGTTCGTAAGGCGCGTAGCAGGCGACGGCGACCGGCCCCTTTACCATGACATCGATGACGGCGCCGCGATCGAAGAGGCCCTGATGCAGCGCGAGCGCCCGCAGGGCATCGCCGAGCGTGTGCGTGTTCCGCATCAGCACGCCGAGCTGCCCGAGGGAGGCCAGGGTCGTGCGCTGCCCGACGAGGAGGCCGAAATGGGGGCAGCCGCTCCTGTGCGCGGCAGCGACCATCAGACGGCCGAGCGCGGAGAACGAGACTGCATCGTCACGCCCGAGGCCGTGCGGATCGATGCCGCTCTGCGCGAGCAGCCGATCCGGCGCGATCCCGAGCGCGGCCAGGGTCTTGCACACCGCCTCGACGGCACTGCCGGAGACGAAGCCGAGGGCGATCGGCGGCCCATAGGCGCCGTCTCCACCAGCATCCTTCCGTGTCGATCGCTCGCGGCCCACGGAGAGCAACGTCGTCATGCCCGTACCTCCCAATCCTGCCTCATGACCATCCCGCGGAAGCGCCGGGGCCGAGCCTTCCGGTGTGATGCAGACCGGCATGATGTGAAGTATTCCGGCCGCGGAAAGTCTATTTTGACAATCTTATCGTGTCGTGAAGCGCAATTTGCTTCCGCGTCACAGGCTTATAAGACGATTTCGATTGATTTTATTTATCAATATGGAATTTTTATATATCAAAAAACAATTCCATGATGACCTGGTCCTGAGCGATCGCGAAAGTGCCGGGGACCGTGCGGCCGGCGGCCGGATTCTGCGATCGTGAGCGCGACTGTCTCGCAAGCAGAAACACGGCCCCGCTCGGCGACGACACGGAGTTCCTCCCGGCCGCAGCGCGTTATCAGAACGGTAATCGTCGTGTGACGGTCAGCCTTGACATGGATCAACATTGTCCAGCTGTTGCGGCAGCGGTGTTCTGCCACGACCGAAAGCATTGGGATGCCGCTGGAGTGAAAAAGTCATTTTGCGTCTTCATGCAATCCGGCATGTAGACCGGCAAGTCGCGTCGCCGTCATGGTTCGCCCGTGCGATGCGCCGAGCAGGGCCAGCCTCGACGAGCGGTCGGCCGCGCAGGGGGGCGTGCCGCGCAGGATTCCGTCGCGGGCCGGGAACCGCCGTGACCGGCTGCGCCGCAACGGGACAGACTCCTGTCGCTCGAGCTGAGCTGTCGATCGCTGTCCGGCCATGCCGCCACCCTGTGACAACCATCCTGTGATCTAAACTTTCCGGCGACCTCATACGCGTGTCTCGATAGATCAAGCGTGCTCCCAGAAGTCTGATCACACTGAGATCGACCTTCCGGTCTATCGCATACATGGCGAGGAGGAGAGCGATGCTGCGTCGTATAGTGCGCTGGGTGCATCTGGCTGCCGGGTTCGGACTGCCGGCGGTGGGCGGGCTCGCCTGCGCCACTGCGTCGGCCCAGCCGCTGGTGGTGCGCGTCAACCCGCAGCTCGCTCAACGCGGCGTGCTGATGTCCGGCGGCGAGCCCGGCACGATCGAGACCTTGTTCGATTCAGGGCCCCGCTACTCCGAGCCGAGCGGCGTGCGCGTCGGACGCGGCAGCGTGATTCCGTCCTGGCTCGAACTCGGCTCGTTCCAGAACGTGTCGATCCCGGGCCTGAACCCGGTCGGATATTACGGCTACTACATCTCGCCGGACGATCACGCGGTGGTTGTCGATCTCGGGTCGCGCCGGGTCATGCGCGTCATCAGTCACTGATGGAGGCCGGCCGTCGCGTCGGACCACACCGCCCGGAAGGGCAGACGTCCGGCGCGACAGCCGACCGGGAAACGCGGCCTCGTTCGCGGCCGAGGGAATCCGCGTCGGCCGGATCTCCTCTCCGCGACGACTTGCGAGACGACTTGCGAGACGACTTGCGAGACGACGCGGAGAACGGACGCCCGACCTGTCGGCGGCCGCCTTCCCGCGCCCGAGAGGCCCCTGTGACACCTCCCTGAACGAGGCCGCGATGCAAAGGTGCATCATCGGCGCAGGCAGCGCGATCGTCATTCCGGTCGCCCCGATGCGGACGCGCGCCGACTCGCTCGGCCAGCGGTCGGCTGCGCTCAGGCGGCTCTCCGATGCGTGGCAGCCCCTCTCCCAGACCCTCGGTCCGGATCAGAAGGAGCGGATGCGGCTGGTCGCGGCCAGGATCATCGGCGGCGTGCGCGAGGCGGTCGAGACCCGCAGCCAGAAGATGATCGAGGACGAGGATGACGATGGGTGAGATCCAGGCTGAGCTGGCATCCGGCGTCGACGAACGCAAGGCCGGCCCTGATGACGATTCGCGAGGAGCCCGGCCCGCAGGCTGGGGGCCTGTCCGCAGGACTTCTCGCGGCGACCCGTGTTCCCGGTCGTGCGAGACAGCGGTCGCTCCTCGTGATGGTGGGTCGGGCGTCGGCTGACGGCGTCTACTCCTCGGGCCCTCTTCTCCTCGGGTCCGGGGCGCGCGTCCCTCGCCCGCACGCCCGATGGGCCGGCAGCGGCGCGCGTCCCGTCCCTGGCACGGAACACAGGAGTGGGGCGCGCAGGGCCGTCCTCCGTTCTCTCTCGCCTCAGGTCTCTCCCCCGGCAGTGCTTGCTCGGCAGTGCTTGGGCGATCTTGGCGGTGCTTTGGGCGATCGGGACGGCCCGGTGCGGCGGGTCAGTATGCGAACCGTGCCCGCCGGTAGGGATCTTGGTGGTATGGATCTCGGCGGTCTAGACTTTGGCGGTACGGATACGGAGCGTTCCACCGTGAGGCCGCGGCGACCACGGGAGGCTCGGGATCGAACGGCAGCACCGTCGCGCCGAAGGCGATGAAGCCGGCGGCGGCGCGCACGTCGTCGGGCTGGCGCGGGTCTCGCGCGATGAGGTCCGCCCGCTGAAACAGGCGCAGGTTGCATAGGCGGGACGGGAGCCCGCCCGACGGCGTGCAGGCGTCGTGCCGCGCGCAGGCCGCATCGAGCGCGTCGACCGGCGGGAGCGGGAACCGGTTTCCCAAGCCGCAATAGTTGCCGTGCACGAGCAGGGACGGCTCCCGCCTGTCCCCACCCGGTTGCGCTTGCGCGCAGGACAGCCCTGCGGCGGCGAAGAGGAGAATCGCAACCGGTCTGCGCATGACGGTCACTCCGTGCGTTAGCGCAACGTCGGGACGAGCGTCGCCTGTTCGGGTAGGGGCGACGCTCTCCCCGCAAGAACGCCGCCGCCCGGGACGGGCGGCGCGGACACCCTCAATAGGGTCGGCACTGGCCCGCATAGGCATCCCAGTACCGGTAGGGGCCGCATCCGCCGCGGGTCGCGCCGTAATAGCCGGCCGCGGCCGCAGCCCCGGCGACGCCGGCCGCGACGCCGTAGGGCCGATAACCGTACCGGCCATAACCGTACCCGCCCCGGTAGCCGTAGCGGCCGCGATAGGCGTATCCGCCCCGGTAGCCGTACCCACCCCGGTAGCCGGCCACGCGCCCGCCATGGACGCCGCCCCGATAGCCCGCGCCCCGGTAGCCGCCGCCGCGGAAGCCGCCGCCATGGAAGCCGCCGCCATGGAAGCCGCCGCCTCGCGCCTCGGCGGCGGTCGTGAGAAGCAGCGCGGCCATGGCCGATGCTGCGATGATGAAGCGCTTCATAGGTCTGTCTCCTTCCTCCCGGCGAGCCGATCGATGCTCTGCCCGTTGCGGGCAGGCACGAGCGGCGGTCGGATGCGACGGCTGCCCATGCGCACCGCCCTCTCGCCGGCTCTGCCGGACGGTAGCGTGCGGGGTCCCCGCGCGCTTGATCGGACAGGCCACGGTGCCGCGCAGGGCAGATGTCGCACAGACTCCGCCCCAGGTATGAGTCTCGTTCGATCAAGCACTCGCCAGGGGATCGGTCATCCTTGGGATCTGTTCTTCTTGCCGAAGAAGGCGGCCTGCTCGTCGGATAGCGTCGGTCACGGATTTTTGCAGAAGGGATTGAAAAACGCACATGTAGGCGCAATTGCAACTTGCCGCACGATATGGATAAATGATGATCAATTCGAAATGATACCGTCTATTATGTCAAATAAATATATGATAAAGTAACATGATGAATTTTTAATTTATCTGATTTTATATCAAATCGCCTTAATTTTTTCTGCAACCTCGCGAACAACCGTCATCGGGGAGGCTCGAGGCTCCATCCTGCTTTCGGCGAATGGGTCTCCCGGTCGGTCTCTCGTCTTGAACTCTGGACCGTCGAGGTCCCGTCGCCGCCTCCGCGCGTCGCACGACCCCGCGCGCGAGGTCGGCCTCACTCTGCCGGATCTCCAGGATGACGGAATGCGGTGCGCCGATCGGATCAGGGTAGTCGTGGGATTGGCACTGGCGCTCAGCGCCGGACCGGTGCGTGCGAACCCGGGTCCGGATGCTCCGATCCGTATCGTCTACGACCGCCCCGTGCGCCCGGAGTCGCTCGCGATCTACCGCAAGGTCAAGAAGCGCCGCGTCCTCGAAGGCCTGCGGGAGATCGCCGCCGGCATACGCCTGCCGCGGTCGCTGACCCTCCGGTTCTCGGGGTGCCGAGGCGAGGCCGATGCGTGGTACGAGCCCAGGACTCGCACGGTCACGGTCTGCTACGAGTATGTCCGGGACGTGGAGGACCGGGTGCCTGAGGACACGGTCCGGGGCGGCGGGATGCGCCGCGACGTGGTGTTCGGCCTCATCGCCCAGGCCTTCCTGCACGAGACCGGGCATGCCCTGTACGACCTGCTCGAGGTGCCGGTGCTTGGCCGGGAGGAGGATGCCGCCGACCAGTTCGCGGCGCTCGTCCTGCTCGAATTGCCGCCGGCGCAAGCCCGGCATGTCGTCGACGGCATCGCACGCCTCTTCCGCAGCCTTGCGGCCGACGAGCCGCTGGGGACGGTGTTGCTCGCCGACGATCACAGCCTGGCGCTCCAGCGCCTCTACAGCCTGCTCTGCCTCGCCTACGGGGCCGACCGCCACACCTTCGGCGACCTCGTCGCGAGCGGCGCCCTGCCGCGACCACGCGCCGACCATTGCGGGGCGGAGTACGATCTGGCCATGTCCTCGCTGCGCAAGCTCTTCCGGCATCATCTCCGGGGCGGACGGTGGGAGCGCGATCGGGTCCGCCGCGCCTTTCGCTGGCTGGACTGATCCCGACCGGCCGGCGGCAACCGCCATCGGGCGCGGCGAGGACGGCTACTCGTCGCTCACGATGGCCTGCGCGTCCTCGCTCGTGCGGCGCCTCACCCATCTGACCATCAGCACATACCCTGTCGCCAGCACGACCGGCCCGATGAACAAGCCGAGAAGACCGTTGGCCATCACGCCGCCGACGACGCCGGCCAGGACGACGGGCATCGGGACGTCGAGGCCCCGGCCGAGCAGCAAGGGCTTGAGAATGTTGTCGCTCAACCCGGCGCCGAGCGTCCAGACCGCGAAGGCGAGCGCCGGCAGCGTCTCGTGGGTGGCGAAGACGTAGCCGATCACCGGAATGGTCAGGATGACGGCCGGCACCTGGACGATGCAGAGAAGCAGGGAGACGAGCGTCCACAGGCCGGCCGCCGGAAGGCGGATGACGAAGAAGCCGGCTCCGAGAAGGAGGGACTGGATCACCGCCACGCCGACGATGCCCACGGCCACGCCGCGAATGGTGTCGACGGCCAGCCCCGCGAGTTCCGCGCCCCGGACCGTGCTGCCCGTGGCTCGCACCAGGAGCTGCCGCGTGAACCCGGCCGCCCCCTTGCCGTACCCGACGAGGATCGCGGCGATCGCGAAGGACAGAACGAACGACAGCTCGCCGGCGGCGAGGCGCCGGGCGGCGGAGAGGAGCCACGCTGCCGGCCGCTTCAGCATCGGGCCGTACCGCGCGAGGGCCGCCGGCGCGTTGGTCGCGGCGAGGGCCCAGGCCTCCGTCAGCGGTCGGCCGATCAGCGGAAGGTCGGCGAGCCGGGGCGGCGGGGGCGGTACGGTCAGCGTCTGGTCTCGCAGGTCGGAGAGGACCGCGAAGACGGACGATCCGAGCGACGTCACGACCAGGATCGTCGCCGACAGCATGACCGCGATGCCGACCAGCCCGATCAGCAGCGCCGACCCGCGCTCGCCGGCGCGGACGAGCAGGCGGCGATGCAGCGGGTACAGCATGACGGCCAGGATCGCCGACCAGAGCAGGATCTCGGAGAGCGGCGACAGGATACGGCCGCAGGCATAGACCAGCGCCGCGATCAGGCCGATTTGAAGAATGCTATCGAACAGGCCCGCCGGCGAGGACGGAAGGTCCGGTTGTGGCGTGTCGTTGTCCATCACGACGGCGGCTCGATCGGCTAAGCGTGGCGGTAACGGAAAACTCGTTCGTCGAACACGGGCAGGGCCATCATTCATGGCAAAGACACGCGGTCGCGCGTCGAGGCTCACGCTCCTTTATTCGCCAAATCGTAACGGCGATGCTTTCGCACGCCACATGATGATCGGAGTTCGACAGGGGTCCTTGAGGTAGATCAAGACGTCTTCGATCCCGCCATCGCGACGGGCCGATCTCTTGCGCAGGACCGTCGCTGTTCCGGCCGTCCATGAACGGCACGGCCCCGGAGGGTCGCACGGGAGCGGGCTCGGGGAGGACGGCGGGGCATCCGGCGGTCCGGCACCGCCGCGTGTCGTCGCGCGGTGTCCCGACCGATCAAGCGGCGGGGCGCATCCGCTGCGAGATTGCCGACAGGCATCGGGGTGATCCGCGGAGGCGGGCACAGCCCGACGACCCGTCGCCGGCTCGAACCGCTCGTCGCCGGGGCTGCGTCCCGCCTCACCCCGGAGGAAGCAACGTGGCGCATTCGACGACGCAGGAGGCGCCGGCCCGCCGTCGCCGGCACGAGAAGTACGAACGCCTGATCGCCGCCGCGCAGGCGCGGGCCCGCCTCACGGTCGCGGTCGCGCATCCTTGCGACGAGGCCTCGCTCGGCGCGGCGCTGGAGGCGGCGGATCTCGGGCTGATCGAGCCGATCCTGGTCGGGCCGCGGCCGAAGATCGCCGCTGCGGCCGCCTCCTGCGGCCGGGATCTCGCGACGCTCCGGATCGTCGAGGCGGCCCATAGCCACGATTCCGCGGCAAGGGCCGTGGCCCTGGTGAGGGCCGGGGAGGCCGGGGCCCTCATGAAGGGCAGTCTTCACACCGACGAGCTGATGAGCGCGGTGGTGCGGCGCGAGGGCGGCCTGCGGACGGCGCGTCGCCTCAGCCATTGCTTCGTGATGGACGTGCCGAACCACGACGATCCCCTCATCGTCACCGACGCCGCCATCAACATCGCCCCGACGCTCGAGGAGAAGCGCGACATCGTCCAGAACGCGATCGACCTCGCGCATTCCTTCGGCGTCGACGTGGTGCGGGTCGCGATCGTGTCGGCGATGGAGACGGTCAACCCGAAGATCCCCTCGACCGTCGACGCCGCCGCGCTCTGCAAGATGGCCGATCGCGGCCAGATCACCGGAGCGGTCCTCGACGGGCCGCTCGCCCTCGACAACGCCATCGACCTCGGCGCCGCGGCGATCAAGAAGATCCGGTCGCCGGTCGCCGGCCGTGCCAACGTGTTGGTCGTGCCGAATCTCGAGGCCGGCAACATGCTGGCGAAGAGCCTGACCTTCCTCGCCGAGGCGGACGCCGCCGGGATCGTGCTCGGCGCCCGGGTGCCGATCATCCTGACGAGCCGGGCCGATTCGCGCCTGACGCGTCTCGCCTCCTGCGCCGTCGCCTCGCTGTTCGCCGCGAGCCATCGCGCCGCCAAGCCGCCGCCGGAGGCCGACCGATGATCCCGGCCTCGCTCGTGCTGAATGCCGGCTCCTCGAGCCTGAAGTTCCAGGTTTTCGAACGCGGAGAAGCCGTCGAGCCCGGAGAGGGCGGCGCGCCGCGCCGCCTTTACCGCGGCCTCTTCGAGGGGCTCGGCGGCGCGGCGCACATGATCGTGCGCGACGAGTCCGGCGCGGTCGTGGCCGACGAGCTCTTCGCCGCGGACGGCTTCGGTCACGAGGAGGCCCTCCGCCACGTCGCCGCGTGGCTGCGGGACCACCGGAGCGGGCACCGGCTGGCGGCGGTCGGGCACCGGGTCGTGCATGGCGGCACGAATTACGCCGCGCCCGTGCGGATCGACGATGCCGTGCTGGCGGCCCTGGAGCGCCTCGTCCCGCTCGCGCCCCTGCACCAGCCGCACAACCTCGCGCCGATCCGCATCGTGCGCCGGCTTTTCCCGGACCTGCCGCAGGTGGCCTGCTTCGACACCGCCTTCCATCGCGCCCAGCCGGAGGTCGCGCAGCTCTTCGCGCTGCCGGCGGAGGTCGCCGACCGGGGGGTGCGCCGCTACGGCTTCCACGGCCTGTCCTACGCCTTCATCGCCGGGCAGCTCAGCGCCCATGCGCCCGCCCTCGCGGCAGGCCGCGTGGT
Protein-coding regions in this window:
- a CDS encoding CBS domain-containing protein, which produces MRAQPLAREIMSRQVVGIRADATVAQAIDLMLDRRLSALPVTDGEGGLVGIVSEGDLLRRSELGTERERPRWLQYLLSPGRLSAEYARAYGKRVDEVMTREVVTVGEEASAAEIVALMERHRIKRLPVTSAGRMVGIVARADLMRALADAMRAPAPPATPRSDADIRRDILAEFVRVPCIPAAQIAVAVRDGVVDLAGALTDERERGAVHVAVEGVPGVTGLHDHMILIEPLSGEIIFVPDEAPRPADGPAP
- a CDS encoding AraC family transcriptional regulator yields the protein MTTLLSVGRERSTRKDAGGDGAYGPPIALGFVSGSAVEAVCKTLAALGIAPDRLLAQSGIDPHGLGRDDAVSFSALGRLMVAAAHRSGCPHFGLLVGQRTTLASLGQLGVLMRNTHTLGDALRALALHQGLFDRGAVIDVMVKGPVAVACYAPYEPDADGIALHCERALTAMTNVVRALGEPDWAPDEVLVPRRQPQDTKPYADVFRAPVRFEQEIAALVFPAALLGHPVGGANPALRRIAERRLCRAAAGDLTDELRRHLRTILIRGRLSAQRAAETMAVHRRTLSRRLKAAGTCYRSVANETRLAVARQLLADTDLGLAEISAALDFSEPAAFTHAFRRWTGTTPSAWRRDRRRGVATMDQFAPGQGGEAP
- a CDS encoding DUF4344 domain-containing metallopeptidase, which codes for MRPESLAIYRKVKKRRVLEGLREIAAGIRLPRSLTLRFSGCRGEADAWYEPRTRTVTVCYEYVRDVEDRVPEDTVRGGGMRRDVVFGLIAQAFLHETGHALYDLLEVPVLGREEDAADQFAALVLLELPPAQARHVVDGIARLFRSLAADEPLGTVLLADDHSLALQRLYSLLCLAYGADRHTFGDLVASGALPRPRADHCGAEYDLAMSSLRKLFRHHLRGGRWERDRVRRAFRWLD
- a CDS encoding AI-2E family transporter codes for the protein MDNDTPQPDLPSSPAGLFDSILQIGLIAALVYACGRILSPLSEILLWSAILAVMLYPLHRRLLVRAGERGSALLIGLVGIAVMLSATILVVTSLGSSVFAVLSDLRDQTLTVPPPPPRLADLPLIGRPLTEAWALAATNAPAALARYGPMLKRPAAWLLSAARRLAAGELSFVLSFAIAAILVGYGKGAAGFTRQLLVRATGSTVRGAELAGLAVDTIRGVAVGIVGVAVIQSLLLGAGFFVIRLPAAGLWTLVSLLLCIVQVPAVILTIPVIGYVFATHETLPALAFAVWTLGAGLSDNILKPLLLGRGLDVPMPVVLAGVVGGVMANGLLGLFIGPVVLATGYVLMVRWVRRRTSEDAQAIVSDE
- a CDS encoding phosphate acetyltransferase: MAHSTTQEAPARRRRHEKYERLIAAAQARARLTVAVAHPCDEASLGAALEAADLGLIEPILVGPRPKIAAAAASCGRDLATLRIVEAAHSHDSAARAVALVRAGEAGALMKGSLHTDELMSAVVRREGGLRTARRLSHCFVMDVPNHDDPLIVTDAAINIAPTLEEKRDIVQNAIDLAHSFGVDVVRVAIVSAMETVNPKIPSTVDAAALCKMADRGQITGAVLDGPLALDNAIDLGAAAIKKIRSPVAGRANVLVVPNLEAGNMLAKSLTFLAEADAAGIVLGARVPIILTSRADSRLTRLASCAVASLFAASHRAAKPPPEADR
- a CDS encoding acetate/propionate family kinase; the encoded protein is MIPASLVLNAGSSSLKFQVFERGEAVEPGEGGAPRRLYRGLFEGLGGAAHMIVRDESGAVVADELFAADGFGHEEALRHVAAWLRDHRSGHRLAAVGHRVVHGGTNYAAPVRIDDAVLAALERLVPLAPLHQPHNLAPIRIVRRLFPDLPQVACFDTAFHRAQPEVAQLFALPAEVADRGVRRYGFHGLSYAFIAGQLSAHAPALAAGRVVAAHLGSGASLCALARGRSIATTMGFSALDGLPMGTRCGSLDPGVVFYLLREMRLDADEAERLLYTRSGLLGVSGLSNDMRTLRARAAEDRRARTAIDLFVYRIGRELGSLVAALGGIDGLVFTGGIGENDPATRAEVLRGAAWAGFRLDEAANAAGGPRITAGSGPQAYVIPTDEEAMIARGMGEVLDDPRRTAP